The DNA segment ggctagacGGTCCAGGAGGCTCGCATCAGGAGTGAGACCGGTGTCAGTGGCAGCGAGAGTTTAGTGGTAGGGTTGTGACCCTAAgaacttttgatttggttgtataaatataTTGCACTGTTGTtatcatcggttgtattctgccgatcagatttgttgtattttgaatattccGCTATTCacgcttttattattattgcatGCACTTAATTAAATCTTATTAGGTAGTGTATCCGgatagggtcgctacatttattgttatcagagcgcattgcaactgGGAATTAGCAAAGCGGATTAATACATTATCTGATATTATTGAACAGATGGCAGAGTACGATGAGAGTCACGGCAGCGGAAGCGGTCACTAGGAGGATCGTCATGACCATAGACGGGATCTTCCTAGACATCGCGAGGAGCAAAGGAGATTTAGCATGCATCATTTTCTTCAGATAAGTCCAAAGCCATTGATAGGTGGCGAGACACCGAGAGTTGCCGAGGACTGGATTGAGCGCTTAGAGAACTATTTTCGAGAGTAttagtgtactgaggagcagaggATGGAGTCACTGGGTTTTCTACTAGAGGGTAATGCCAGGAAGTGGTGGAGGACCGTTTCCACACCGATCATAGCTGCCAgaggagttgctacttgggCAGAGTTTCGAACGGCTTTTGAGAAGTTGTACTTTCCTCCAGCACTACTGCAGTCGAAGGCCAGCTAGTTGTTGAGCTTGAGGCAGGGGACGATGACTATTGACGAGTACCAACAGAAGTTCATCGAGCTTCTCCCTTATTGTTCACAGTTTTCCGGTAGCACTACGGCGCATTACACTCTCTTTCTTCAAGgtcttaaccctgagattcacCAGATGATTTCCGTGGGTGGGGATCTGAATTATGAGGACTTGGTCAGCCGTTGTCACCAGACAGAGGACAACATTCGTAGGAATAGGTCCATGGGTTCTTTTACTAGATCGAATAGCTCTTTGGGGCCGAAAGGCCAGTCTTTCAAGAAATAGGGAGGCACTtctgcttcttcctctggatccgGCGGTGTCCACCGATTTAGTGGCCAGAAGTGGAACCGTTGTCAGCAGTGTAGACGGAGACATCCTGTAGGTCAGTGTCCTCGAGTGACCAGCGCATGTTTTCATTGTGGACAGGAGGGACAtatgaagagggattgtcctACTCTGATTGGAGCAACGAATGGATCCTTAGGTGCTCAGGCATCTGTGCAGCAGCAGCAACATCACTCTCAGCAGCAACGCTAGCAGTCACAGCCATCGTCGCGACAGACTTCTTCTCGAGGTCATTCTTCCTTACGGCCACGTGTTCAGGGGTAAGTCTTTGcactgaaccaggagcaggcggAGGCAGACACTGACCGGATGATTGCAGATACCTGTATCTTATGTGGTATTTCTGCTTATGTCTtaattgacactggtgcatcacaCACATTTATTTCTTCACAATTTGCTAAGGGGCATAGTCTACCCTATATTCCATTAAACGCATTGCTAGTTGTTTCGACTCCTATTGGTCAAGAGGttttggctaagcatctagttATGGGTTGCATTctggatttcgagggacatcagcttagtgctaacctgatgattttAGCCATGGaggattttaattatatcaTTGGTATAGATCTTCTGAATACCTATAGAGCGatagtggactgctatcagaggtttcTGCAGTTTCGTCCGGAGGATGGCGATACGTGgtacttctatggtgagggagcacgacccccgatgccagtggtttttgctcttaaagcccggcgtgctttagagtttggcgggaaaggctaccttatTTACGCCATCGATGCATCCTTGGAGGGACCAGAAATCTAGGTGATACCAGTGGTCCGTGATTTTTCCGATgtgtttccagatgagatttcaggcttaccaccagtgagggagatcgagtttgaAATTGAGTTACTGTCAGGGAAAACACTGATTTCCAGAGCTCCTTACCGGTTAGCTCCTTCGGAGATGAAGGAATTTCAGAAGAAACTTCAAGattttcttgataagggctatatTCAGCCGAGTGTTTAGCCATGGGGGACACCAGTCCTTTTTGTTAAGAAGAAATATGGGTCGATGCGTCTTTGCATAGACTATCGATAGCTTAATCaagcgacagtgaagaataagtatcctcttccgcggatagaagATCTGTTCAATCAGTTAcatggtacttctgtttatacgaagattgatctacggtCGGGATATCACCAATTGAGGGTTAGAGATGAGGATAtctctaagacagcatttcataCGCTGTAtggtcactacgagttcttattgatgccgtttggtttgacgaatgctccagaagtcttcatggatttgatgaacatagTATTttgcgactttctggataagtttgtggtagtgttcatcgacGATATCCTTGTGTATTCTCGCAGTATGGACGAGCACGTTTTCCATCTTTGTACAGTATTGCAGATACTGAGAGAGAGGCAGATGTACGctaagttgagcaagtgtgacttttggattgaccgagttttTTTctttggtcatgtgatttcacgaTACGGTGTTTCAGTTGATCATAGTAAGACGAAAGccattttgaattggtcgcgtccgacgacagtttcaGATATTCGTAGTTTTCTTGGGATGGTAGGATACTACCGGAGATTTGTGAAGAACTTTTCTCAGATTGCTAAgactttgacgcagcttacgaGGAAGGATGTACCTTTCGTTTGGATGTCGGAGTGCGATGAGAGTTTTCACGAGTTGCGGTGACGTCTGACTAAAGCTCTAGTATTGGCTCTACCGTATGGATCAGGTGGCTTTGTAGttcacactgatgcttctctccagggtttgggagTGTATTGTCTTAGAGACttcatgtgattgcctatgcctctagGCAATTAAAGACTCGTGaagagaactatcccgtacccAATTTGGATCTTGCGGCCATTGTCTTtgatcttaagatatggcgtcattatttgtatggtgagaggttcgagatcttcactgaccataagagtttgaagtacttgTTCACCCAAGCTGAGTTGAACATTAGGCAGCGtcattggatggatctgttgaaacactacgattgtgagatcaagtaccatccaggttcttccaATCCATCTGCGGATGCTCTTAGCCGCAAAGTGTATGTGAGTTCGCTTCGTACCAGCTCGGTTGCGCAAGTggtagaggagtgttgttccttgggtttcacttttTGACACAATAAGGAACAGGAGGGAATTCACGTTTCATCTGTACTTGCCGAACCAGCCTTGTATACTCGTATACGTGAGTCACAGGCCATTGATACGAAGACGCAGAAGTTATctcgtttggctcaagatggaaatacttctggttttcatttgCAGAATGATGATCTGTTGTGTCTCTCTGGACGTGTAGTAATTCCTGATGATTCCACACTACAAGAGAAGATTCTGTCACAGGCTCACCGTAGTAGATTTTCTGTACATCCGGGGAGAATGAAAATGTACAAAGATCTACGTAcgaggttctggtggaaaggaatgaaacacagtgtttatcagtttgtatctCGATGCCTGGTGtgtcagtaggtcaaggcagaatttCGACGACCCGGTGGATTGCTCCAGagtttagagattcctgagtggaagtgggagcatgtgacgatggattttgtcacccacttttcGATGTCTCTCatgaattgtgatgctatttgggttgtggttGATTGATTGTCGAAGTCCGCGCATTTCTTACCTTATAATCGGGACTTTACTTTCGATCGGATGACACGTTTATACGTGCAAGATGTTGTTTGTCTGCATGGAATTTCATTGAGTATTTTCAGCGATAGAGACCCGAGGTTTACctctaggttttggggtagcttccaCCGAGCtctttgttgtgaaaattcctcgcaagcatacgagtgtcaagttttaatatagtgaataattcagatatcgatcccaaagggagtaaaatgaaaatatttagtacttgtaattagaatagtttaaactttatctagaaaatcaaactttgagaattttgcaataaaataaataattaagagatttaaaatagcacacacacaacatTCCGGAATAATCagtcagagaaaaatggtctagaggtatagatttcacctgatttcaacaacagtcaatcctaaataattaatcttcatgaatttcagtcaattaatagccaagaacacttaagtttattattttcctctcccgagcaacaaataatgtttatcaactacaattcaattccaatattcctattaagaatttatcacagtgatctatcacaaaacaatgttctttttaaaagttctgttaaaattatacactctcccgagctgtataaaataattaacagtgtagttcctaatgtcctattcaaaatcccctcttccgagcaatgatttcaaataaatataacaaatcaattattgatcagataattgaaaagacaatcaattctagaaagaaaaattaatctagaagaaactcaattcaataaaatggaagagaaagagaaaagaagaataaaaggaaaagaaaataacGATCAGACAAAAGAAGAGAAGGAATAGTGTTGGGctttattattgggcttaaaagtCAGCGCTTAATTTAGCGCTAATGAGGAGAAGAGGAAAGCTATCGCGCTTGGTTTTTGTTGAAgcgagagaattgaagtcaagatttaggcgcgcccgcgccgttcctAGAGCGCCCGCTCCGATCGTGagttggaaattttattatctTAGGCAAGTATTCTATGGGTTTTTTAGATGGGCTTTTTCACACGatataaaaggatttttgtcAGACTTGAGAAAGGGaagagagccgccacacacacattAGAATATCAGAAATTGAGATCGTGAACTTTTGtgattttctggagcttaacttgaagaacaaagatGGAGTTCGATAGTTCGGAcatggcgtcgacgacggaCTTGAAGAAAAAAGATGGAGTTCGATAGTTCGGAcatggcgtcgacgacggatttgatttttgaatatgaattgttttattcaaaattttatattgaactaattttttagagtctagaggtcggatggaacatggtgtagacgctttcatgaattcttgattttattgaattgagtttcttctagattaattgttctttctagaattgattgtcttttcaattatctgatcaataattgatttttgttatatttatttgaaatcattgctcggaagaggggattttgaataggacattaggaactacactgttaattattttatacagctcgggagagtgtatatttttaacagagcttttaaaaagaacattgttttgtgatagatcactgcgataaattcttaataggaatattggaattgaattgtagttgataaacattatttgttgctcgggagagggaaataataaacttaagtgttcttggctattaattgactgaaattcatgaagattaattatttaggattgactgttgttgaaaccaggtgaaatctatacctctagaccatttttctctgactGATTATTCTGGAACGTTGTGTGTGTGCtattttaaatctcttaattattttttttattgcaaaattctcaaagtttgattttctagataaagtttagactattctaattacaagtactaaatattttcattttactccctgtgggatcgatatctgaattattcactatattaaaacttgacactcgtacgcttgcgaggaattttcacaacaagtttttggcgtcgttgccggggagtaattttgattattttttttagtcttgctaccaattagtctaaattttaatttagatttttttttattttattttgaagttactaattaaattcttcttaattttaattgcagtttatgcgacgatctcaaagtgcgaattctctactttttgatccggagatcgaacgaactgcacgtgctttgagaagagcgagaaaagaagaaattaataacatggctaaagagaatgtgaatcaagctcccctggtgcctatcagagatcacttcaggccgacgatccaggctcactactctggaatagctcgaggaacaatcaatgccaacaattttgagctaaagccggccttgatcaacatggttcaatcgaaccaatttaatgggagtgccacagctgatcctcacttgcatctctggacctttttagaaattactgatatggtaaaatttaacggtgttcttgaggatattattcgtttacgcttgtttctgttttctctcagggatcaagccagaagttggttgcaatcactgccgattggaagcatcactacttgggaggggatggcagaaaaatttcttgctaaatattttccacctgccaagtccacccagttgaagatcgagatcagcattTTCAGGCAGATAGATTCTGAACATctttacgaggcgtgggaaaggtacaaagaactaCTTAtgcgttgtcctaaccacaattttgtagattgggaacagatcgagtggttttacaacggattGAATGTGCCTACGAGGATGAACGTGGATTCTGCTTCTGGaggaactatttttgcaaaggaccccgctcaagcctatgatatgctggaacagatgacgataaacagttttcaatggccatctgagcatgtgggagtcaagaagccagctggagtgtatgcagtatatcctctcacatctatcacggcccaattatctgcactgactacataggtagcttctttgaataagatcacTGTTGCAGATTCcattggagttgaaggatcacataacccagaggaagttaattatattaatcctaatggctatcgaggttatggagcttacagaggtaatcctattcctaatgcttatcaccctagtttgaggaataatgaaaatttttcatatgctaacaatactaataagggtgatggtaagttgtctttggaggatgtggttagtacttttgtgcaggaatcaggtaagaggatggcaagaactgagtcttgccttgacagcttggagacgcacatggccaacatgggttctgtgttgcaatccatggagactagcatagggcaattggcgaacgcactgaaggataataacagaggccagcTTCCTagaaatactgaggtgaatcccatagaacagtgtaaggccatagagttgaggagtggacAAGATGTTGGAGTCCAGGAACATGCAGCTGATGTTGAGAAAGAAAAGGAACTCGAAGAGAAGGAGCTTAAaactgagccaaaaccgatgtacaagcctccacttccctacccgcaaaggttcaagaagaaggcgttggatgagcagttctccaaattcttggagattttcaagaaaattcacatcaacatcccctttgctgaagctttggaacaaatgccgaactacgcaaaatttatcaaggagatgatgtccaagaaaaggagactgctagagaacgaggttgtcaatctgactgaagagtgcagtgcggtgcttcaaaagaaaatGCCACAAAATCTTAAGGAtctagggagttttactattccttgttccaTTGGtgattcttattttaataatgcactttgtgatttaggggctagtattaatttaatgccgttatctatttataggtccttggagttgggagacatgaaatcgactaagatttaattgcaattggcggatcggagcattacatatccccttggcattgttgaagatgttctagtcaaggtggataaatttatcttcccagcggattttgtgatccTGGATATTGAAGCGGATCATGGGGCTCCGTTGATTTTTGGACGTCCATTTTTTGCTACGGCTGAcgcaaaaattgaagtgaaaAAGGGTGAATTGCcgatgggtgtggagtgcgaACGGGTGATTTTTAATCTATTTATGAACGCACCTAATCCATCCATCGAAGAATTATGCTTAATTGAGCCGGTTGTGAAGCTAGAGGGCTATCAAAGAGCTAATATTGTGGTTGAATCGTCAAAGAAGAAAAAGCCAAATTTACCACCAAtgaaggccacgaaaaagagaGCAAAACTTAAACGGCggatcgtggaatttatttggcatgtgaaggaaaaaggaaagatctaacaccggtgaaagtcgggctgacgactttaaaccaagcgctacttgggaggcaacccaagcatttttattttattttatttgcttttattttcagtttatttaattttattttttttttatttaattgttttaatttttttttttcaattttttgagcttaattcttgttaattttcaattttttgtgaACGGCTACAGAAACTCAAATTCGagcaagaggcgcgcccgccccgttaatctgagcgcccgcgccttaccCCGGAAGAAATTGGCTTGATTTGCGAAccagaggcgcgcccgcgccacttaTCTTGAGCGCCCGCGCATCCTCATCGCTTCTCTGATGCAAACGAGCACTCCAACCGCGCAACAcaaagcgcaatcgcgcatccCATTAGCCCGTTAGCGCCTCATTAAGCGCAAAAGAGAGTCCCATCCGCGCAAATCAGGCGCAAACGCGCACATCATCAGCGCATAATCCAGGCGCAAACAACGATTCCCATCTGCGCTGAAATTAGCGCAAACGCGCAACAAAATCGCGCAACAGCGCAAAAGCGCATATGGAACGCGCAAATCTTGCGCAAACGGGATCCTGAGCATATTAAAAATTGCATCACAGAGTTCACGAAATTCACTGTCTGTCTCAAATTCTCCTATTTGTGCACTAATTGCCTTCGAAAATCCTCCTATCATTCAAATTAAGAGAATCATTGGGAGTTCATCTTCATTACTAGAACAAAATCTCAAAAGTTGTTTCTCTGACTCCTCCACGCTATCGCACAGAAACAGGGGGATTTCGGAGGGAttttgaagattttttttttgtgaacgGTAAAAAAGCTCAAATTAGTTTATCCTCAATTCAAGCTGTGTTCTATTTGACTTGAGAAGTTGATTTCAGCTATTTTTTGGTATTATGAACGGTATTGCGTGTATGTTTGGGTATAATTGAAGTAGTGCACGCCATGTGTTTGATGAATTATCTGGGAAATGGTTGTGGTTAAACGTGTTGTGCCATGTGTTGAGACTTTGATAATTCAATCGGCTATTCCTATTGATTtgtgttgaattattgagttataATGCCACCAAAGACTAAGGGTAAGGGATCACTGTCTTCATCCTCCACTGCCCCATATGATCGTCATCGGTTTTGGAATGCTACAGCCGAATCAAATTATGTTGATTTGACGGAAAAGGAAATGCaaaaagaaagaggaatgagccAGAGAGAGCTTGATGCTCCGGCACTAATTGAAGCAAGAAGAAGAGGATGGGAAACGTTTGTTAAGAGTCCGTCAGAGGTCGTTATATCTTTGGTTTGTGAATTTTACGCCAATCTAATGGTAAAAGATGTGAATTTCAAGGTTAGAGTTAGAGGTAAATTGGTGTCTTTTGATAGTCGCACAATTAGTGATCTTTATGACATGCCAAACATTGAAGATGATGAGTATCAGGCATTCAAAAATGTGCCATTTCCCGATGATCTAGTACTTCAGACTTTATGTCATGAGGGAGCGGAATGGAAGAAAAATGCAAGGCACGAGCCTGTTGCATTTTCATCTATTTTTCTGCGACGAGAAGCGAATAACTGGCATGAGTTTGTAGCTGCCAGGATGTttccatctgggcatacatcaaATATGACAAAGGCTAAGGCCACTCTTATTTACTGCATTGTGACCGGAAAATCTATTGATGCTGGGAGGGTAATTCAAGAGTCTATCATTGCTGCTGCTAGGGGATcttcgactatcagtttaccccattCTTCTTTGATTACTGAGCTTTGTTAGAGTgccggtgttgtgtgggatgatactgAGCAGATTCTTCAGATACGGGGTCCTATAAAAAATTACTGATGCTTTGAAACGAGATAAGAAGACGAAAGCAGctagtacttctgaacaggcagctgaaccaccgcagccctctgagccactaccacactttgagccagcaccttcccatttggaaggacctatgtccTTACCAacgcatccggccactgagtattttactcgtgatgattctacggccgtgcttgctcagatgaagaagcagtggaatatgatgcgagcacatatgacatacatgcatgacttcactgccgctctcgcccagaattatccgcccactgttgtgccttatccacctcctccgcagtggtcttctgatgatactgctgatgctgcaccttctttccatggagatgatgatgatgacgccgagtcctgatgctcggtgtcgaaggtatgagtctcttgttcttttattgtttttaatcattagggacaatgattatattaagtttggggggatgaatcATTTTGTGCAATGATTtagttgagtagttgaattttattgtgttcttcataaataaaatttttgttgttgagttgagttgagttgaaaaggagtcaagaaagaaatggatgcatggctgatgaaaatattttttgtgttataactgaaatccatgattgtctacctatctgacagatatttttgaaaaaatggaaccaattagatgaacaatttcctatatactctgtgattaatatttgaatctgatttttgagacatacaaacatagatatgattgaggcattgtttgaaatttttgggcctgattttccttgaattattttatccttagttgcctatttgagcttacacgtatattagtacattgaggtacgagaaaatctgatttttttgtgaaaatcatcgtttactgctgatgattatcttttctgcactgatcgatatttgtatgaattaattgtggattgagacttgtctagaactagttcgaacactcttcgaggcgaaatatgggcaaaactgagattaggaatgatttaggcaatttttctgaattcgtttgagcctttcaagctacctgttaatattttatctctagcaccttgtttgagctttattgaaaatcgaatggcatgcgtgtaaacgtgtgattaaacccccattcgtcattatttcaaggtcctacattgactacctaattagcctaaacactaattcctacctttaagggagtaatttgaatgctaaaatgttgtatgctcctagttttatttgtgaaaaatggaatggtgtggtggatgaattgaaaagaaaaaaaatgaaaaaggtagtagaaaaaaaaatgatgaaagttgaaaagagttgtgaaagaagatgaagttgagaaaaaattaatgaagtgaattgaagagaaaaagtgtgaaattgtgaatgaaaaaggagtcgtaattagagtttgataaaattataaattactccttaatttgaattcttatcctttatttgtagacatgagccaggccttacattataagcttattaagtcctattgaccgagtctcagttgcccaatatactagtggagaagagttgcgagaatttagcctatggactgttgattgatgtttttaatgattatgaattttgatcgaaacacgcacacacgcttattctttgcatttaccatTTGTGAGCGTTTTTTATAATTATCCTATTTTTGATCCCtagctaccttgaaaagtcctcatgatctatgaatgtttaaattgaacttggagaatggtgttttgaatgtgagttgcggagattgtgagtttatgcggttattttgttactGGCTGAAATTTTAAAGTGTTAGTTGGGcgtgatatgattggatttgaaaattctttgaaatcattgcagatgccattgttccataatatttcttgactattcgtATGAGTTTGATAGTAGTagtttttagaatttattgttttgaatagttttgctcgggactagcaaaagtctaagtttgggggtatttgataagtgtattttatacacttaatttatatatgattttaattgttaattgcttgtttcgagcagatttatgttgtgttgtgttgtttttgtgcttgcagagaattattgaatttatttggaaaagtgatgaaaaatgagaatttgtgaagaaaatagAGAAAGTTGGAAGAgaaagagaaaagaagaataaaaggaaaagaaaagaacgatCAGACAAAAGAAGAGAAGGAATAGTGTTGGGCTTTATTATTGAGCTTAAAAGTCAGCGCTTAATTTAGCGCTAATGAGGAGAATAGGAAAGCTATCGCGCTTGGTTTTTGTTGAAGCGAGAGAATTGAAGTCGAGATTTAGGCGCACCCGCGCCGTTCCTAGAGCGCCCGCTCCGATCGTGagttggaaattttattatctTAGGCAAGTATTCTATGGGATTTTTGGATGGACTTTTTCACACGatataaaaggatttttgtcAGACTTGAGAAAGgggggagagccgccacacacacattAGAATATCAGAGATTGAGATCGTGAACTTTTGTGATTTTTTGgagcttaacttgaagaacaaagacggagttcgatagtccggacacgacgtcgacgacggatttgatttcttacttttattttattctgaatatgtttggatttttgaatatgaattgttttattcagaattttattatgaactaattttttagagtctagaggtcggatggaacctagtgtagacgctttcatgaattcttgattttattgaattgagtttcttctagattaatt comes from the Henckelia pumila isolate YLH828 chromosome 1, ASM3356847v2, whole genome shotgun sequence genome and includes:
- the LOC140874189 gene encoding uncharacterized mitochondrial protein AtMg00860-like is translated as MDLMNIVFCDFLDKFVVVFIDDILVYSRSMDEHVFHLCTVLQILRERQMYAKLSKCDFWIDRVFFFGHVISRYGVSVDHSKTKAILNWSRPTTVSDIRSFLGMVGYYRRFVKNFSQIAKTLTQLTRKDVPFVWMSECDESFHELR